A stretch of Mucilaginibacter terrae DNA encodes these proteins:
- the pyrH gene encoding UMP kinase — translation MKYDRILLKLSGESLMGERQYGIDNNRVLQYAHDIKSVVDAGIQVAIVVGGGNIFRGLSAEKSGMERAQADYMGMLATVINCMALQSALEGIGVDTRLQSAIKMEQICEPYIRRRAMAHLESGKVVIFGAGTGNPYFTTDTAASLRAIEIKADVVLKGTRVDGIYTADPEKDPSATRYDEVSFNEVYAKGLNVMDMTAFTLCQENNLPIIVFDMNREGNFMKIAQGEPVGTIVK, via the coding sequence ATGAAATACGACAGAATTTTGCTGAAGCTTAGCGGCGAATCATTAATGGGCGAACGCCAGTACGGTATTGATAACAACCGCGTACTGCAATATGCTCACGACATTAAAAGTGTGGTTGATGCCGGTATACAGGTAGCCATAGTAGTAGGCGGAGGCAATATATTCAGAGGATTAAGTGCCGAAAAATCGGGCATGGAACGTGCTCAGGCTGATTATATGGGCATGCTGGCCACCGTAATTAACTGTATGGCTTTGCAAAGCGCCCTTGAAGGAATTGGTGTTGACACCCGCCTGCAATCGGCCATTAAAATGGAGCAGATTTGTGAGCCATACATCCGTCGTCGTGCTATGGCGCATTTAGAGAGTGGCAAGGTAGTTATATTTGGTGCCGGTACCGGTAACCCATACTTTACTACCGATACGGCTGCATCATTACGTGCCATCGAAATTAAAGCCGACGTAGTGTTAAAAGGTACCCGCGTTGACGGCATTTATACCGCCGACCCGGAGAAAGATCCATCTGCAACCCGTTACGACGAAGTAAGCTTTAACGAAGTATACGCCAAAGGCCTAAATGTAATGGATATGACCGCCTTTACCCTTTGCCAGGAGAACAACCTGCCTATCATCGTGTTTGATATGAACCGCGAAGGCAACTTTATGAAAATTGCCCAGGGCGAACCGGTAGGAACTATCGTAAAATAA
- the frr gene encoding ribosome recycling factor — translation MSELIKKQLNDAKALMEKAIVHADNELAKIRAGKASPAMLDGINVDYYGTPTPLTQIGSVNTPDARTIVIQPWEKTLLVAIEKAIKESQLGLNPQNDGSIIRINVPPLTEERRRELVKRLKGEAENGKVAVRNIRKDINDKIRKLKTEGVSEDEMKTGEGEVQKLVDAYIIKIDQLADAKEKDIMTV, via the coding sequence ATGAGCGAACTCATTAAAAAACAACTGAATGATGCAAAAGCTTTAATGGAAAAAGCAATTGTACATGCAGATAACGAATTAGCTAAAATACGCGCAGGCAAAGCAAGCCCTGCTATGCTTGATGGCATTAATGTAGACTACTACGGTACCCCAACACCATTAACCCAGATAGGCAGTGTAAATACACCTGATGCCCGTACTATAGTAATTCAACCTTGGGAAAAAACACTGTTGGTTGCTATCGAAAAGGCCATCAAAGAATCGCAGCTGGGTTTAAATCCGCAAAACGATGGTTCTATTATTCGCATTAATGTACCACCTTTAACCGAAGAGCGCCGTCGTGAATTGGTTAAACGTTTAAAAGGCGAAGCCGAGAATGGTAAAGTAGCTGTACGTAACATTCGTAAAGACATCAACGACAAGATCAGAAAACTTAAAACCGAAGGCGTATCAGAAGACGAGATGAAAACCGGCGAAGGTGAAGTGCAAAAATTAGTTGATGCATACATCATTAAAATCGACCAGTTAGCCGATGCTAAGGAAAAAGATATAATGACGGTGTAA
- a CDS encoding ABC transporter ATP-binding protein, giving the protein MKLLLSYLSKHRVAVFVALLLAAVNIGFSLLDPLITGRIVDNFIEKRKELNEHDFMWGVMGAVGLAIGAAMVSRIAKNFQDYFTSIIVQKVGANMYADGLKHSLELPYQVFEDQRSGETLGILQKVRQDSEKFITSFISVLFVSLVGMIFVIVYSVSVDYKVTLVYFAAIPVIAFMSAALSKRIKNIQRKIVAETTALAGSTTESLRNIELVKSLGLVNQEIDRLNKTTYKILDLELKKVKYVRSMSFVQGTTVNLVRSIMVVILLLLIFRENISPGNYFTFLFYSFFLFNPLQELGSVILAWREVQISLANFQNILNTPLDVKPEKPVMLEKVRDLNFRNVSFKHLTANRNALNHINFEVKTGNTIAFVGPSGSGKTTLVKLLVGLYPPLEGDILYNGVLSKEIDLDRLREKIGFVTQDTQLFSGTIRENLQFVRPGATDQECMHVLHRAACQSLLARADKGLDTVIGEGGVKVSGGEKQRLSIARALLRRPDILVFDEATSALDSLTEEEITETIKDVSEHDEHITILIAHRLSTIMHADKIYVLEKGNIVEQGKHMQLLSQKGLYYAMWRQQIGEKHTLETA; this is encoded by the coding sequence ATGAAACTACTGCTATCTTATCTTTCCAAACATCGCGTGGCGGTGTTTGTAGCATTGCTGCTGGCTGCTGTCAATATAGGTTTTTCGCTGCTCGACCCGTTGATTACCGGCCGTATAGTTGATAATTTTATTGAAAAACGCAAAGAGCTTAACGAGCATGATTTTATGTGGGGTGTTATGGGAGCCGTGGGCTTAGCCATAGGTGCTGCCATGGTATCGCGCATAGCTAAAAATTTTCAAGACTACTTTACCAGCATTATCGTGCAAAAAGTAGGTGCCAATATGTATGCCGATGGTTTGAAACACTCGCTCGAACTGCCTTACCAGGTATTTGAAGATCAGCGCAGCGGCGAAACTCTGGGCATCCTGCAAAAGGTTCGTCAGGACAGCGAAAAGTTTATCACCTCATTCATCAGTGTGTTGTTTGTAAGTTTGGTGGGCATGATATTCGTTATCGTATATTCGGTTTCTGTAGATTACAAAGTAACGCTGGTGTATTTTGCGGCTATACCGGTAATTGCCTTCATGAGCGCAGCATTGAGCAAACGCATAAAAAACATCCAGCGTAAAATAGTAGCCGAAACCACGGCGCTGGCCGGTTCAACAACCGAATCGTTACGTAACATTGAACTGGTTAAAAGCTTAGGATTAGTAAACCAGGAAATTGATCGCCTCAACAAAACCACCTACAAAATACTCGACCTCGAGCTAAAAAAAGTAAAATATGTACGCAGCATGAGCTTTGTACAGGGCACAACCGTAAACCTGGTGCGTAGTATTATGGTGGTGATATTGCTACTGCTCATCTTCCGAGAAAACATATCTCCAGGTAACTACTTTACGTTTCTGTTTTATTCGTTCTTTTTGTTTAACCCGCTTCAGGAGTTGGGCAGCGTGATACTGGCCTGGCGCGAGGTACAGATATCATTGGCTAACTTCCAAAATATACTAAACACCCCGCTCGATGTTAAGCCCGAAAAACCGGTAATGCTCGAAAAGGTTCGCGACCTTAACTTCCGCAATGTTAGTTTTAAACACTTAACGGCTAATCGCAATGCATTAAACCACATCAACTTCGAGGTAAAAACCGGTAATACCATAGCTTTTGTTGGTCCGTCGGGTTCGGGTAAAACTACCTTGGTTAAGCTGCTGGTAGGTTTATATCCGCCTTTGGAGGGTGATATTTTATACAATGGAGTACTAAGTAAGGAGATCGACCTCGACCGCCTGCGCGAAAAAATAGGTTTTGTAACTCAGGATACACAGCTTTTTTCAGGTACCATACGCGAAAACCTGCAATTCGTTCGTCCCGGCGCTACCGATCAGGAATGTATGCATGTACTACACCGCGCAGCATGCCAAAGCCTGTTGGCTCGTGCCGATAAAGGCCTGGATACCGTAATTGGCGAGGGCGGCGTAAAAGTATCAGGTGGCGAAAAGCAACGTTTGTCTATTGCCCGCGCCCTGCTGCGCCGCCCCGATATTTTAGTATTTGATGAAGCCACCTCGGCGCTCGACTCGCTAACCGAAGAAGAAATCACAGAGACCATTAAAGATGTTTCGGAGCACGATGAGCACATCACCATACTAATTGCACACCGTTTAAGTACGATAATGCATGCCGATAAAATTTATGTGCTGGAGAAAGGCAACATTGTTGAACAAGGCAAGCACATGCAACTATTATCACAAAAAGGTTTGTACTACGCTATGTGGCGCCAGCAAATTGGCGAAAAGCATACGCTCGAAACAGCTTAA
- a CDS encoding ABC transporter ATP-binding protein translates to MNILFKYLKKHKGAVAMALLMTALNQTFALIEPLITGKLFDDYISKKDLYTRHDFIAGVLWLITIAAIAALFSRIANNFQDYYTVTIAQKSGAEVYADGMKHALAMPFYEHQDQRSGEKLGMLQRIRSDVENLIKASINVSFMTFFGIIFIAVYSFTISYKVTLVFFVAVPIITWLSWTLSKKIKVIHRAIVLKTSVLAGRTTESLRNIELVKSHGLANEEIERLNKTTFKILTLEVAKTKLLRVLSFVQGTTVNIVRSSMVVVLLVLIFDKEITGGQYFSFLLYAYFLFGPLQEFGHMSLTWREAQISLTNFNRIMSRPLETVPENPADLTYINQVAFDKVAFRYHSTKRYALKDVSFHADKGETVAFVGPSGSGKSTLIKLLIGLYKPADGSILYNGIDSERFHLDAMRRRLGFVTQDTQLFSGTIKDNLTFVKPDATDEECLAALNKAACQGMLSRAENGIHTLIGESGVKISGGEKQRLSIARALLRHPDILLFDEATSALDSITEEEISKTVQHISSLKSRITLIIAHRLSTIMHADRIYVLENGSVVEVGNHDQLVNEKGLYWAMWRQQSGERRLQEELDAYTETEA, encoded by the coding sequence ATGAATATACTGTTCAAATACCTCAAAAAGCATAAGGGGGCAGTGGCTATGGCATTATTAATGACTGCCCTAAACCAAACCTTTGCCCTCATTGAGCCTTTAATTACCGGAAAACTTTTCGATGATTATATAAGCAAAAAAGACCTTTACACCCGGCATGATTTTATTGCCGGGGTTTTATGGTTAATTACCATTGCTGCCATAGCTGCCCTGTTTTCGCGCATAGCCAATAATTTTCAGGATTACTATACCGTAACTATCGCCCAAAAATCAGGAGCAGAGGTTTATGCTGATGGTATGAAACATGCCCTGGCCATGCCTTTTTACGAGCACCAGGACCAACGCAGCGGCGAGAAGCTGGGAATGCTGCAACGTATACGCAGCGATGTAGAAAACCTCATTAAGGCCAGCATCAATGTTAGCTTTATGACGTTTTTCGGTATTATCTTCATTGCCGTATATTCATTTACCATCAGTTACAAAGTTACGCTGGTGTTTTTTGTGGCTGTACCCATCATTACCTGGTTAAGCTGGACGCTATCTAAAAAAATAAAAGTTATTCATCGCGCCATTGTACTCAAAACATCGGTACTGGCAGGCCGTACTACCGAATCATTACGAAACATTGAGTTAGTAAAGAGCCACGGGTTGGCTAACGAAGAGATAGAGCGTCTCAACAAAACTACCTTCAAAATTCTGACACTCGAAGTAGCTAAAACTAAGTTATTGCGTGTATTAAGCTTTGTTCAGGGCACAACCGTCAACATAGTTCGCAGTAGTATGGTAGTGGTATTGTTGGTGCTTATATTTGATAAAGAAATTACCGGCGGACAATACTTCAGCTTTTTGCTGTACGCGTACTTCCTGTTCGGACCTCTGCAGGAGTTTGGCCATATGTCGTTAACCTGGCGCGAAGCACAAATTTCGCTTACCAACTTTAACCGCATCATGAGCCGTCCGCTCGAAACTGTGCCCGAAAACCCGGCCGATTTAACCTACATTAACCAGGTTGCATTTGATAAGGTTGCTTTCAGGTATCATTCAACCAAGCGTTATGCTTTAAAAGATGTTTCCTTTCATGCCGATAAAGGTGAAACCGTTGCCTTTGTGGGGCCATCAGGATCTGGAAAGTCTACCCTTATTAAGCTATTGATTGGTTTATACAAGCCGGCAGATGGAAGTATCCTGTATAACGGCATTGACAGCGAACGTTTCCATTTGGATGCCATGCGCCGCAGATTAGGCTTTGTAACGCAGGATACGCAATTGTTTTCGGGAACGATAAAAGACAACCTCACCTTTGTAAAACCCGATGCTACCGACGAAGAATGTTTGGCCGCCCTCAACAAGGCAGCCTGCCAAGGCATGCTCTCTCGTGCCGAAAATGGTATACATACCTTAATTGGCGAGAGCGGAGTAAAAATATCAGGTGGTGAAAAGCAACGCCTATCTATTGCCCGTGCCCTGCTGCGCCACCCGGATATCCTTTTATTTGATGAGGCCACCTCCGCGCTGGATTCCATTACCGAAGAAGAGATTAGTAAAACGGTTCAGCACATATCATCGCTTAAAAGCCGCATTACGCTCATTATTGCCCACCGCCTAAGCACCATTATGCATGCCGACCGTATTTACGTACTCGAAAATGGCAGCGTGGTAGAAGTAGGTAACCACGACCAACTGGTGAACGAAAAAGGTCTTTATTGGGCCATGTGGCGCCAGCAATCGGGCGAGCGCCGCTTACAGGAGGAGTTGGATGCTTATACCGAGACTGAGGCGTAA
- a CDS encoding DoxX family protein, whose product MNLIKKLDELHLWARQNKWLGYFTIFCRLSLAAGFIMAGFVKVKGERFTNLSNNQPMGHYLEALYHTGYYYTFVGILQMLAGALLVFRRTATLGAVLYFPIILNILILSLSVRFEGSLLSSPLMVLANLYLLCWDYDKLKYIMPYYRMPKPVGTDKKFPFKFFAGSAATIAIIIFIITHIYNIMPRNTERDCKRQCKNNINPHACEVFCDDIHNQGKPFDQSLEAYDRAVKAK is encoded by the coding sequence ATGAATTTAATTAAAAAGCTTGATGAGCTGCACCTTTGGGCCAGGCAAAACAAATGGCTCGGTTACTTTACCATATTTTGCCGCTTATCTTTAGCTGCCGGTTTCATAATGGCAGGATTTGTAAAGGTTAAAGGCGAGCGGTTTACCAACCTTTCTAACAACCAGCCCATGGGGCATTACCTCGAAGCACTGTATCATACGGGGTATTACTACACTTTTGTAGGCATATTACAAATGTTAGCAGGGGCGCTTTTAGTTTTCAGGCGCACGGCAACGCTTGGGGCTGTGCTGTATTTTCCAATCATTTTAAATATTCTTATTCTTTCACTATCTGTACGGTTCGAAGGCTCTTTGCTATCATCGCCTTTAATGGTGCTGGCCAACCTGTACCTGCTTTGCTGGGACTATGATAAGCTGAAGTACATCATGCCGTACTACCGCATGCCCAAGCCGGTTGGTACCGATAAAAAATTCCCCTTTAAATTCTTCGCGGGTTCGGCAGCAACAATTGCGATCATCATATTCATAATTACTCACATTTATAACATCATGCCCCGTAATACAGAAAGGGATTGCAAACGCCAATGCAAAAACAATATAAACCCGCATGCATGTGAGGTTTTTTGTGACGACATACATAACCAGGGTAAACCGTTTGATCAAAGTTTAGAAGCGTATGATAGGGCGGTGAAGGCAAAGTAA
- a CDS encoding PLDc N-terminal domain-containing protein: MAPALINIGSTEITILLAFILLVTVAAISKVAKNEKMPVNTKFIWIVVIVLLPILGPLLCLLLADRLNTPDKQI; the protein is encoded by the coding sequence ATGGCACCTGCTCTCATCAACATCGGCTCTACCGAAATCACTATACTATTAGCCTTTATACTCCTGGTTACAGTAGCAGCCATAAGCAAGGTGGCAAAAAATGAGAAAATGCCAGTAAACACCAAATTTATTTGGATAGTGGTTATTGTGTTATTACCCATATTGGGTCCGCTGTTATGCCTGTTATTGGCAGACCGGCTTAATACTCCGGACAAGCAGATATAG
- a CDS encoding MFS transporter: MHHFLKFIVEERQVPPVKKDSFAALRYKDFRAYIGMRFFFTFAYQMQAVVLGFYIYQITHSKLAIGAIGLCEAIPAITIALYGGYIADKYEKRKLLLMIFGVVMFSSFCIFLATHDGMRQYIPANRIATIIYVMVFLNGVARAFYGPATFSVYAQSIPKELYPNGSTWSSSAWQIATILGPATGGLIFGHFGITPTFILIVSLLFISLVLTYLLRKYPAIFVPKESIWNSLSEGINFVFKNKMMLGAMSLDLFSVFFGGAIALLPVFAHDILKVGSEGLGFMRATTAAGAVLTMLAMTRFSPMNRPWRNLLIAVAGFGTSILCFGLSTNFYISLIFLFTEGAFDSVSVIIRSTLMQLLTPDHMRGRVSAVNSMFIGSSNEIGEFESGLTGELMGTVPSVVFGASMTLTIVTITYLKTRSLIPVKLSDISSANEKTVSK; encoded by the coding sequence ATGCATCATTTCTTAAAATTCATAGTGGAAGAACGACAGGTACCCCCGGTTAAAAAAGATTCATTTGCTGCTTTACGATACAAAGACTTTCGCGCATACATTGGTATGCGTTTCTTTTTTACGTTTGCCTACCAAATGCAGGCCGTAGTGCTTGGTTTTTATATTTATCAAATTACGCACAGCAAGCTGGCCATTGGTGCTATTGGTTTGTGCGAAGCCATCCCGGCTATTACCATTGCCCTCTATGGCGGTTATATTGCCGATAAGTACGAAAAACGAAAGCTGCTGCTTATGATCTTCGGGGTGGTTATGTTTTCTTCATTCTGCATTTTTTTGGCTACGCACGATGGCATGCGGCAATATATACCTGCTAACCGCATAGCTACTATTATTTACGTAATGGTATTTTTAAACGGTGTGGCGCGCGCTTTTTATGGTCCGGCTACGTTTTCGGTGTATGCCCAGAGCATTCCTAAAGAGCTTTATCCTAACGGCAGCACCTGGAGTAGCTCGGCCTGGCAAATTGCTACCATTTTGGGTCCGGCCACGGGCGGATTAATATTTGGCCATTTTGGCATTACACCCACGTTTATCTTAATTGTGAGTTTGTTATTTATTTCGCTGGTGCTAACTTATCTCTTACGTAAGTACCCGGCTATATTTGTGCCTAAGGAAAGCATCTGGAACAGCCTCTCGGAAGGGATAAACTTTGTGTTTAAAAACAAGATGATGCTGGGTGCCATGAGCCTCGATCTGTTTTCGGTGTTTTTTGGCGGAGCCATTGCACTGTTGCCGGTGTTTGCCCACGATATTTTAAAGGTAGGTTCGGAAGGATTGGGTTTTATGCGCGCCACTACGGCGGCAGGTGCGGTGTTAACCATGCTGGCCATGACTCGCTTTTCGCCCATGAACAGGCCATGGCGTAATTTGCTCATTGCCGTGGCTGGTTTTGGTACGTCAATATTGTGCTTTGGCTTATCAACCAACTTCTATATCTCGCTCATCTTTCTCTTTACCGAAGGTGCTTTCGACAGCGTAAGCGTAATCATACGCAGTACCCTCATGCAGCTCCTCACGCCCGACCATATGCGCGGCCGGGTATCGGCAGTAAACTCCATGTTCATCGGCTCATCAAACGAAATAGGGGAGTTTGAATCGGGCTTAACCGGCGAGCTGATGGGTACGGTACCATCCGTAGTGTTTGGTGCCAGCATGACGCTCACCATTGTAACCATTACCTATTTAAAAACACGCAGTTTAATACCGGTTAAACTGAGTGATATTAGCAGCGCCAATGAGAAAACGGTAAGTAAGTAG
- a CDS encoding exo-beta-1,4-galactosidase, with translation MLKNISLFRIYLLALFVALTAFKADDTLPLNGTWLFQTDLDDKGVTEKWFLNKLTDQVNLPGSMAQNLKGDDITLKTKWTGSIYDSSFYFNPHLAKYRKPGNIKIPFWLTPAKHYVGVAWYQKQVTIPKTWAGKRVVLFLERTHTETRVWVDDKETGMQNSLVAPHEYDITQHLTPGTHRISIRIDNRIKDINVGPDSHSITDHTQGNWNGIIGKMQLQAAAPIYFEDVQVYPDVKANTARVKIQVHNSSIQAFNGQVILSAKSFNSKIIHQTQPVKTVINLAAAESKALEISLPMGKGTQLWDEFNPALYNLTAAISQKGVAANQQQTEFGMREFTIKGNQFLINGRPVFLRGTVNNCEFPLTGYPATSVEDWLRIFNIARAHGLNHMRFHSWCPPEAAFKAADRTGFYLQPEGPSWPNHGSSIGRKLPIDQYLYDETNRMAKYYGNYASFCMLSAGNEPAGNQVQYLNAFIDYWKKKDTRRVYTGMSVGGSWPVVPDAEYQVRGGVRGLAWDKRPESISDFSEGIAKFAVPFVAHEMGQWCVFPDFKEIKEYTGVYKAKNFELFEEDLKDQGMANQAHDFLMASGKLQALCYKNEIEKTLRTPGYAGFQLLGLQDFPGQGTALVGVLNAFWKEKGYITPKEYARFCNTTVPLAQLPKFVFTNNETLEAGIMVAHWGKAPLNNAVFKWTLKNDKGAVITQGVFQPKSITQGNGIPVGQIKWPLNTITQATKLKLEVSIANTTFANDWNIWVYPAKPAEVKTEVYYTTTLDDNAKAVLNKGGKVFLNVAGQVVKGKEVVMHFLPVFWNTSWFKMRPPHVTGMLIQDKSPAFESFPTDFHSDLQWWEITNRAQVMVLEDFPAGFKPLVQPIDTWFLNRRLALIYEAKVGNGKLLVSSAGLGPALGDDKPAARQLFNSLMQYMASDKFNPTGEVSFDVVKDILVSPTKYQFNTFTKDSPDELKPNSNQNKPKSNE, from the coding sequence ATGCTAAAAAATATATCCCTATTCCGTATTTACTTATTGGCTTTATTTGTGGCCTTAACGGCATTTAAGGCCGATGACACATTGCCGCTCAATGGTACCTGGCTTTTTCAAACCGACCTCGACGATAAGGGCGTTACCGAAAAATGGTTTCTGAATAAGCTAACCGATCAGGTAAACCTGCCCGGATCTATGGCGCAAAACCTCAAAGGCGACGATATTACGCTCAAAACCAAGTGGACGGGCAGTATTTATGATAGTTCGTTTTACTTTAACCCCCATTTGGCCAAATACCGCAAGCCGGGAAATATCAAGATACCATTTTGGTTAACTCCGGCTAAACATTACGTGGGTGTAGCCTGGTATCAAAAGCAGGTAACTATACCCAAAACATGGGCAGGCAAACGCGTGGTATTGTTTTTAGAACGCACCCACACTGAAACCCGTGTGTGGGTTGATGATAAGGAAACCGGCATGCAAAACAGTTTGGTAGCACCGCACGAGTACGATATTACTCAACACCTCACGCCCGGCACGCACCGCATCAGCATTCGTATTGATAACCGGATTAAGGACATTAACGTTGGCCCCGATTCACACAGCATAACCGACCATACCCAAGGCAACTGGAACGGCATTATTGGTAAAATGCAGTTGCAAGCTGCTGCGCCCATTTATTTTGAGGATGTACAGGTATACCCCGATGTTAAGGCTAATACAGCACGTGTTAAAATCCAGGTGCATAACAGTAGCATCCAGGCTTTTAATGGGCAAGTTATATTATCGGCCAAAAGCTTTAACTCAAAAATCATTCATCAAACACAACCGGTAAAAACAGTCATTAACTTAGCTGCTGCCGAAAGTAAAGCTTTAGAAATTTCCCTGCCCATGGGCAAAGGAACACAATTATGGGATGAATTTAACCCGGCATTGTATAACCTTACAGCCGCTATCTCACAAAAAGGCGTTGCTGCAAACCAGCAGCAAACCGAGTTTGGTATGCGCGAGTTTACTATTAAAGGCAACCAGTTCTTAATAAACGGTCGCCCGGTATTTTTGCGCGGAACAGTAAACAATTGCGAGTTCCCGCTTACGGGTTACCCTGCTACATCGGTAGAGGATTGGTTGCGCATTTTTAACATTGCCCGTGCGCACGGTTTAAACCATATGCGCTTTCACTCGTGGTGCCCGCCCGAGGCCGCTTTTAAGGCCGCCGACCGTACAGGTTTTTACCTGCAACCCGAAGGCCCGAGCTGGCCAAACCACGGCTCGTCAATTGGCCGTAAACTACCCATCGATCAGTATTTGTACGACGAAACCAATCGCATGGCTAAATACTACGGCAATTATGCGTCTTTTTGTATGCTATCGGCCGGTAACGAACCTGCCGGTAACCAGGTGCAATACCTCAATGCCTTTATTGATTACTGGAAAAAGAAAGATACCCGCCGGGTATACACCGGCATGTCGGTTGGTGGCAGCTGGCCGGTGGTACCTGATGCCGAATACCAGGTGCGCGGCGGTGTGCGCGGTTTAGCATGGGATAAGCGCCCCGAAAGCATTTCAGATTTTAGCGAAGGTATTGCCAAGTTTGCCGTACCCTTTGTGGCGCACGAAATGGGACAGTGGTGCGTATTCCCTGATTTTAAGGAGATAAAAGAATACACCGGGGTATATAAGGCCAAAAACTTCGAACTATTTGAAGAAGACCTCAAAGACCAGGGCATGGCCAATCAGGCACACGATTTCCTGATGGCATCGGGCAAGTTGCAGGCTTTATGTTATAAAAATGAGATTGAGAAAACTTTGCGTACCCCCGGCTATGCAGGCTTCCAGTTACTGGGTTTGCAGGATTTTCCGGGCCAGGGCACAGCTTTGGTGGGTGTGTTAAACGCATTTTGGAAAGAGAAAGGCTACATAACTCCTAAAGAGTATGCTCGGTTCTGCAATACCACGGTTCCGCTGGCACAACTGCCTAAATTTGTGTTTACCAATAACGAAACGCTGGAAGCGGGTATTATGGTAGCGCATTGGGGCAAGGCTCCACTTAACAATGCTGTGTTTAAATGGACTTTGAAAAATGATAAAGGAGCTGTAATTACGCAAGGAGTATTTCAACCTAAAAGCATAACGCAGGGTAACGGCATCCCGGTAGGGCAAATTAAATGGCCGTTAAATACCATTACTCAAGCCACCAAACTCAAACTGGAAGTTAGTATTGCCAATACCACTTTTGCAAATGATTGGAACATTTGGGTATACCCTGCCAAACCCGCCGAAGTAAAAACCGAAGTATATTACACCACTACTTTAGATGATAATGCCAAAGCTGTTTTAAATAAAGGCGGCAAGGTTTTCCTGAATGTTGCCGGTCAGGTAGTAAAAGGTAAGGAAGTGGTGATGCACTTTTTGCCTGTGTTTTGGAATACCTCATGGTTTAAAATGCGCCCGCCGCATGTAACCGGCATGCTTATCCAGGATAAAAGCCCGGCGTTTGAAAGTTTCCCAACTGATTTCCATAGCGATTTGCAATGGTGGGAAATTACCAACCGCGCACAGGTAATGGTTCTTGAAGATTTCCCGGCTGGCTTTAAACCGTTAGTTCAGCCTATTGATACCTGGTTCCTGAACCGCAGGCTGGCCTTAATTTACGAAGCAAAAGTAGGTAACGGCAAGCTCTTAGTATCAAGCGCAGGTTTAGGCCCTGCATTGGGCGATGATAAACCCGCCGCCCGTCAACTGTTCAACAGTTTGATGCAATACATGGCGTCAGATAAATTTAACCCAACCGGCGAGGTAAGCTTTGATGTGGTGAAAGATATTTTGGTTAGCCCTACCAAATACCAGTTTAACACGTTTACCAAAGATAGCCCCGACGAGCTGAAACCTAATTCGAACCAGAATAAACCTAAGAGTAATGAGTAG